In Balaenoptera musculus isolate JJ_BM4_2016_0621 chromosome 19, mBalMus1.pri.v3, whole genome shotgun sequence, one genomic interval encodes:
- the ATF5 gene encoding cyclic AMP-dependent transcription factor ATF-5 has translation MSLLATLGLELDRTLLPASGLGWLVDYGKLPLAPAPLGPYEVLGGALEGGLPGGGEPLAGDGFSDWMTERVDFTALLPLEPPLPSGALPPPSPPPPDLEAMASLLKKELEQMEDFFLGAPLLPPSSPPPTQPAPAASLSLPLPLPTFDLPPPPAPDTLDLLAIYCGSEAAQGDSGLAPLSPPPQPPPPPPQPSRPTPYPNPAATRGDRKQKKRDQNKSAALRYRQRKRAEGEALEGECQGLEARNRELRERAESVEREIQYVKDLLIEVYKARSQRTRSS, from the exons ATGTCACTCCTGGCGAccctggggctggagctggacAGGACCCTGCTCCCAGCTAGCGGGCTGGGCTGGCTCGTAGACTATGGGAAACtccccctggcccctgcccccctgGGCCCCTATGAGGTCCTTGGGGGAGCCCTGGAGGGCGGGCTTCCAGGGGGGGGAGAGCCCCTGGCAG GCGACGGCTTCTCTGACTGGATGACCGAGCGGGTCGACTTTACAGCCCTCCTCCCTCTGGAGCCCCCCTTGCCCTCAggtgccctccccccaccttccccacccccacctgacCTGGAAGCTATGGCCTCCCTCCTCAAGAAGGAGCTGGAGCAAATGGAAGACTTCTTCCTTGGTGCCCCACTCCTCCCAccgtcctccccacccccgacaCAGCCAGCACCGgcagcctccctctccctccccctccccctgcccacctttgacctccccccgccccctgccccggaCACCCTCGACTTGCTGGCCATCTACTGCGGCAGTGAGGCCGCGCAGGGGGACTCGGGGTTGGCGCCCCTGTCCCCCCCACCGcaaccccctcctcctccccctcaaccctcccgccccaccccctaccccaatCCTGCCGCCACCCGAGGGGACCGCAAGCAAAAGAAGAGAGACCAGAACAAGTCAGCAGCTCTGAGGTACCGCCAGAGGAAGCGTGCAGAGGGCGAGGCCCTGGAGGGCgagtgccaggggctggaggcccGGAACCGGGAGCTGAGGGAGAGGGCTGAGTCGGTGGAGCGGGAGATCCAGTACGTCAAGGATCTGCTCATCGAAGTGTACAAGGCTCGAAGCCAGAGGACCCGGAGCAGCTAG